A stretch of DNA from Oncorhynchus nerka isolate Pitt River linkage group LG22, Oner_Uvic_2.0, whole genome shotgun sequence:
ATCACACAGTTTGATAGACTGAAACTCAATATGACTAAATAGAAATgaaatctcacacacacatatatatatatatatatatatttacctttGCAATACATGACACAAACTCAGTACCAACAACAAAGAATGTGttacctataacctataacctgtaACTTGTAATCTATAACATATAACCTGTGTTTATGTGTTTTTCAGAATGACTTAGACATTCTTATTCTATAGATTCCTACATATTACAACTATGACTCAAATATAATTACATTTGTCAAATGCAAGTCAGATTTACTAAGCGTTCATACACAATGTGTTATATTTTCTTCCAATAGGGGGTAGAACACCACAATCAAAGCTACAATGTACACTTTACCATAATGTCCTTTTATCATGAACTTTATTTGATGTTTTTTCTAGCAGTTTCTATGTCTGATAGTTTTCAGTAGAAACAGGTGCAAATCCTTCAGCTGGGGGTAGTGCTCAGCTGCTTCAAGAATTAATGACCACCTGGCCCAGCAGTTTTAAGGACAGTCAGAAATTGTTTTCACAAACAGTATTATCATTCATTTTCTGTTTCAATTGATAGGTATTATCTTGAGGGTTATCACCTGCATCTTCTTCATCGCCAACTTTAGCACTGCAGATTCCAAAGAAAGACAAAAACACGGGGATAAACACTATACCATGGACGGCCCCAAACAAAATGACCAAGAACATGATCTTAAAGAAGGTTCTGAAGATGTAGCTCTCAGCAGCAGACAGAGCCACCACTCCTAAGATAGTAGACACAGCTCCCTGTATGATAGGATAGCCCAAGTGATAGACCGCATCTATAGCCTTCTCGTTCGCAGTTCTCTTATCGCTAGAGACGAAGGCATAGGAAATGTGAGCGGAAAAGTCCACTGAGAAACCGATGCAGATGACAAGATTGATCATGGATACAGAGTCGAGATTGACGTCCCAAAACGCCATGAAACCAGCAACGCCCACTATGACAGAGGCAATGGCAAAGGTCACCCAAAGAGAACATATGGGGTTGGGAATCAACAGGAGGGAGATCACCAGCATGGCAAGAGTGGCAACTACAATGTTTTGGATGGTGTTACTAACAATGACTGCATACTGGTCAAAGTATATGAAAGCAGGATGGTAAACAACCAACTTTACTGAACAATCACTAGCTGTCTCCCGAAGCTCGTTCAACATGTTCTTTTCATCAACAGCTGTACTGACGTTGACTGTCTGAATGAACACACGTGAAGCATATATTGTGTTGTCTGTAAAATTCACATCTTGTATGAAATCAGACCTCTCGAGAAATGCAGACAAATTACTTTTGAATGTATTTTCCTCACTTAGATTCAAATGGGTCATCTTTCCAAATGTAAGATATTCATTGAGCCAAGATATGGTCCTGTTTTGAGAAACCATTGGTAGACCTTCAAAGTTTTGAAGGCAGGAGTCAAGAATATTCCGAGCACTTTCGTCCCAATATTTAAACGCActgtctgtcacaacaaccaTAACATTTGGGCCATACTCTGAAAAGAATTCGTCCTCATTATCATAATAGCTACCCACATATGAGCTATCGGCTGCTAGATTTTTAAGGTCTATGCCCTCTTGGATTTGTAAGCAACCATAGATGCTTGAGCCCAAATATACAGCATAGAGCAGGATCACAAACCCCTTGGTCCAATTATTTGTTAGAAATGGACCATAGTACGTCTTAAAGAAGTTGTTAATTGGCATCGGTTCCTCTTTTCCTGTTTCGTGATCATAAGCGCCCCCTACAGAGCAGATATTGTACTTTTCAGAATCCTCCTCTGGTTCTGAAACCTTCATGCAGGTCAGCCAATGTCTGTTGCTCTTTTCACGTCTTCCATTCAGTGCCAGAAATGCACCAAAGAAGGTGATGTTGTACAAGTAGCAGAACAGCACAGCTGTGCCAGTATACATACAAaaggactgtacagaaccaaaGGGAGTTAACAGACCAATAAAGAAAGCCAGGGCATCAGTTAGTGTTGTGATGGTGATAGAAACAGCTGCCTCTTTGTATGTAGCTGCCATACGGTCCTCTACGTTGTCATGAACTTGAGTCTGCTGCCAACAAGAAATCATGATGAACATGTCGTCAACACCAATTCCTGTGGAGAAAAAGGACACTGTTTTACAAAATGTCAGATCTTGTTTCTACCCGTGTTCATTCCTGTGATCACATCTGTTAAGATCACAAGCCGAGTACATTTCATATCAGGTCTAAACAGCATGTCAGTTGCATttgggaagcacagccacgagctgccctgTGACACGAGCCAACCGGACgaactaaataacttctatgctcacttcgaggcaagcaacactgaggcatgcatgagagcatcagctgttccagacgactgtgtgatcacatcTGAGTACATTTCATATTAGGTCTAAACAGGATGTCAGTTGCATTTGGTTTATTGTATCATAATGAGAGTTTGTAAGCTTACCCAGAATCAGGAATGGAGCTGTTGCCACAGTCATAGCGAAGGGCATCCCACAGTACAGCAACAACCCAAAACTGGACAACACCGCCATACCAGCTGAGAGGACACCAAAGGTCGCCACCCACACCTTGTTCCTAACACAGTCCAACCTAGACAAACACAACATTAGTCCCAGCGTGGGTAAACGCTAATAAGTAGTGCTCTCT
This window harbors:
- the LOC115120516 gene encoding patched domain-containing protein 3-like; translation: MAGCNTDCVEKPIARGFEILGRFVGRHHWWFFILPMLISACLGGGFYFLADREANGIEEMFTPMDGPAKNERQVVKEYFPQNDSDFSRLRLYTEGTFASLIIVTPAANILTNPAFTKIIAMDREVKAIEVGTFNFSTLCVKKGDVCVSNSIFDIVKTPNVTAIDYPYHDNIFIASEIGGVKLKTGSTEIESAKAIRLFYFLKEDNQTVNTMWLQKFIETASTMQKEEGMTISYFTSISRDEEFEKSSDSIIPLFSLTYALAITFSIISCIRLDCVRNKVWVATFGVLSAGMAVLSSFGLLLYCGMPFAMTVATAPFLILGIGVDDMFIMISCWQQTQVHDNVEDRMAATYKEAAVSITITTLTDALAFFIGLLTPFGSVQSFCMYTGTAVLFCYLYNITFFGAFLALNGRREKSNRHWLTCMKVSEPEEDSEKYNICSVGGAYDHETGKEEPMPINNFFKTYYGPFLTNNWTKGFVILLYAVYLGSSIYGCLQIQEGIDLKNLAADSSYVGSYYDNEDEFFSEYGPNVMVVVTDSAFKYWDESARNILDSCLQNFEGLPMVSQNRTISWLNEYLTFGKMTHLNLSEENTFKSNLSAFLERSDFIQDVNFTDNTIYASRVFIQTVNVSTAVDEKNMLNELRETASDCSVKLVVYHPAFIYFDQYAVIVSNTIQNIVVATLAMLVISLLLIPNPICSLWVTFAIASVIVGVAGFMAFWDVNLDSVSMINLVICIGFSVDFSAHISYAFVSSDKRTANEKAIDAVYHLGYPIIQGAVSTILGVVALSAAESYIFRTFFKIMFLVILFGAVHGIVFIPVFLSFFGICSAKVGDEEDAGDNPQDNTYQLKQKMNDNTVCENNF